One stretch of Rosistilla oblonga DNA includes these proteins:
- the rpsR gene encoding 30S ribosomal protein S18 — translation MSTRSRARKRSRVRSRQKKQDPLFVDGTRPRPMYVDYKDVELLRRLVNRHGKIVGRRKSGCSATSQHAVTQAVKRARFMALLPFVGE, via the coding sequence ATGAGTACCCGGAGCCGAGCACGCAAGCGATCGCGTGTCCGCTCCCGTCAGAAGAAGCAAGATCCACTGTTCGTCGATGGCACTCGGCCACGTCCGATGTACGTCGATTACAAGGATGTGGAACTTCTGCGTCGGTTGGTCAATCGTCACGGAAAGATTGTTGGACGCCGCAAGAGCGGATGTTCGGCGACCAGCCAACACGCTGTAACGCAAGCTGTCAAACGCGCTCGCTTCATGGCCCTGTTGCCATTCGTAGGCGAATAA
- a CDS encoding family 16 glycoside hydrolase has protein sequence MRIALCSLLTALICSVAWSQPTTYATPEAAAEDPDFAIQGEYVGPKRAMQVIALGDGEFEAVIYGAGLPGDGWDKTPPQRVPLDADGVLDLVDANQMQRVDRKSPTLGQQPPPGAIVMFDGTTETLDAHWQSGRMTDDGLLIEGVTSKDRFDDFRLHLEFRTPFMPAARGQARGNSGVYYQGRYETQILDSFGLAGAMNETGGIYTIRDPDLNMCFPPLAWQTYDADFTAARYDDDGKKTADAKLTVRLNGVIVQQNVDLPHKTRAAPNDEGPQPGPLYLQNHGNPVRFRNIWVQPRDADKEARRPRIPGFERFAATGDAATALGGHLLISELGCATCHAQSKPTVAAKQAPILDSVGSRIRPDHLLAFIGDPHGEKPGTTMPDLLAGLDPQQRDATVRALASYLGSTGIVVDRVGDPVAARRGKELFHMIGCTACHAPQDGTVVSDATTIPLGKLDQKYTFDSLVGFLKHPHATRPSGRMPSFGFQDGEAEDLATYLLRDVILGEAAVNTKATFYEGSWKTLPDFETLTPEKEVETFGLDIQASGRKDRFAARFDSYFIAPKRAKYKFHLGSDDGSRVLVDGKQVVVYDGIHPHGTRTAEVLLEQGVHELRVEYFEFAGEESLSLEIEGGGLNRTMIDSILSLDPSGQMAEPLFKSTFQPDPALVDQGRALFTSVGCAACHQMKSLPADATKSLVGPAMKTLDTSVGCLAESPAAGLPNFDLNVAQRQAIGRAIDELRTGPPKVDAAGLVHQTMATMNCYACHSRDKIGGPEATRDAVFKTTMQEMGDEGRLPPPLTGVGDKLKSDYITQILNKGADERPYMLANMPGFGTHNMPGFVDALVALDLKKEADIAAIDQPRDEQLSAGRMLAGNKGLSCVKCHTFGGQGAPGIGAIDMQRMTSRLREDWFHRYLMSPQTYRPGTRMPASFPDGKSVVPDLYDGHPSAQIGALWTYLADGAKARPPIGVEKELIELVPEQRPIIYRNFIEGLTPRGIAVGYPQRVHIAWDAGTMSLALAWKGAFIDASKHWVGRGPGNQEPLGDAIRSLEKVAPLARLDAIDAPWPTEDLRAQGYRFLGYRLDPSGRPTFRYRAGEVTVEDTPLPQVDDSGSVSLRRQLQLTGPADTAGLTLRLAAGKKIEAADDGWYRIDGNYSIRIDGPTQMISVGDGQELRMPVSLENGTATIEEQIRW, from the coding sequence ATGCGAATTGCACTCTGCAGCCTGTTGACCGCTTTGATCTGTTCGGTCGCTTGGTCTCAGCCGACGACCTACGCCACCCCCGAAGCGGCCGCCGAAGATCCCGACTTTGCAATCCAAGGCGAATATGTAGGGCCCAAGCGAGCGATGCAGGTGATTGCGCTCGGGGATGGAGAATTCGAAGCGGTCATCTATGGGGCCGGTCTGCCCGGCGACGGTTGGGACAAGACGCCACCACAACGCGTTCCCCTGGACGCCGATGGGGTTCTCGATCTGGTCGACGCCAATCAAATGCAACGCGTCGATCGCAAGAGTCCCACGTTGGGGCAACAGCCTCCGCCCGGCGCGATCGTGATGTTCGATGGCACCACCGAAACGCTGGACGCTCATTGGCAATCGGGTCGGATGACCGATGATGGGCTGTTGATCGAAGGAGTAACCAGCAAAGATCGTTTCGACGATTTTCGTTTGCATCTGGAATTCCGCACGCCCTTTATGCCCGCCGCCCGCGGGCAAGCTCGCGGCAACAGCGGCGTCTATTATCAAGGCCGTTACGAAACGCAGATCCTCGATTCCTTTGGACTCGCCGGCGCGATGAACGAGACCGGCGGAATCTACACGATCCGCGATCCCGATCTGAACATGTGCTTCCCGCCACTCGCATGGCAGACCTATGACGCCGACTTCACCGCCGCTCGCTACGATGATGATGGCAAGAAGACGGCTGATGCCAAGCTGACCGTGCGATTAAACGGCGTGATCGTGCAACAGAACGTGGACCTGCCGCACAAGACGCGAGCGGCTCCCAACGACGAAGGGCCCCAACCGGGACCGCTGTACCTGCAGAACCACGGCAATCCGGTTCGCTTCCGCAACATCTGGGTTCAGCCTCGCGATGCCGACAAAGAAGCTCGCCGTCCCCGCATCCCCGGCTTCGAACGCTTTGCTGCGACCGGCGACGCGGCGACTGCGTTGGGCGGGCACTTGCTGATCAGCGAACTCGGCTGTGCCACATGCCATGCACAATCCAAGCCCACCGTCGCCGCCAAACAGGCTCCGATCCTCGACAGTGTCGGCAGCCGGATTCGCCCCGACCATCTGCTCGCGTTCATCGGCGACCCGCACGGGGAGAAGCCGGGAACGACGATGCCCGATCTACTGGCGGGACTCGATCCACAGCAGCGCGACGCAACGGTTCGAGCGCTCGCCAGTTACCTCGGTTCGACCGGCATCGTCGTCGATCGCGTGGGAGATCCCGTCGCCGCTCGCCGTGGCAAAGAACTGTTCCACATGATCGGCTGCACCGCCTGCCACGCACCGCAAGACGGCACGGTCGTCTCCGATGCAACAACGATCCCGTTGGGCAAACTGGACCAGAAGTACACATTCGACTCTTTGGTCGGTTTCTTGAAACATCCACATGCGACGCGGCCCAGCGGTCGGATGCCCAGCTTCGGCTTCCAAGATGGAGAGGCGGAAGATCTGGCGACCTATCTGTTGCGAGATGTGATCTTGGGAGAAGCGGCGGTAAACACCAAGGCGACCTTTTACGAAGGGAGCTGGAAGACGCTCCCCGATTTCGAAACGTTGACGCCGGAAAAAGAAGTCGAAACGTTTGGCCTGGACATCCAAGCTAGCGGCCGCAAGGATCGCTTTGCCGCTCGATTTGACAGCTACTTCATCGCTCCGAAGCGAGCGAAATACAAGTTCCACCTGGGATCGGACGATGGCAGTCGTGTGCTTGTCGACGGCAAGCAGGTCGTGGTCTACGACGGCATCCATCCGCACGGCACGCGAACCGCAGAGGTCTTGCTGGAGCAAGGCGTTCACGAACTGCGAGTCGAATATTTTGAATTCGCTGGCGAGGAATCGCTGTCGCTGGAGATTGAAGGGGGCGGGTTAAATCGAACGATGATCGATTCGATCCTGTCGCTCGATCCGTCGGGGCAGATGGCCGAACCGCTGTTCAAGTCGACCTTCCAACCCGATCCCGCGTTGGTCGATCAGGGCCGCGCGCTGTTCACAAGCGTCGGCTGTGCGGCTTGTCATCAAATGAAGTCACTGCCGGCCGACGCGACAAAATCGCTGGTCGGTCCGGCGATGAAGACGCTCGATACGTCTGTCGGTTGCTTGGCCGAATCGCCTGCGGCCGGCCTGCCCAACTTTGATCTGAACGTCGCTCAGCGACAAGCGATCGGCCGCGCGATCGATGAACTGCGGACGGGGCCGCCGAAGGTCGACGCTGCGGGATTGGTCCATCAGACGATGGCCACGATGAACTGTTACGCCTGTCACAGCCGCGACAAAATCGGTGGTCCCGAAGCGACTCGCGATGCAGTCTTTAAGACGACGATGCAGGAGATGGGAGACGAGGGGCGTCTGCCGCCGCCGCTGACCGGCGTGGGGGACAAATTGAAGTCCGACTACATCACGCAGATCCTGAACAAGGGAGCGGACGAGCGGCCCTACATGCTGGCCAACATGCCAGGCTTTGGAACGCACAACATGCCCGGTTTCGTCGACGCACTGGTGGCGTTGGATCTGAAAAAAGAAGCCGATATCGCGGCGATCGATCAGCCGCGGGATGAACAGCTTTCGGCCGGCCGCATGCTGGCCGGCAACAAAGGACTCTCCTGTGTTAAGTGTCACACATTTGGTGGCCAGGGAGCTCCGGGAATCGGCGCAATCGACATGCAACGGATGACCTCGCGGTTGCGAGAGGATTGGTTCCATCGTTATCTGATGTCGCCGCAAACCTATCGCCCTGGAACGCGGATGCCTGCCAGTTTCCCCGACGGCAAGTCGGTGGTGCCCGATCTTTATGACGGCCATCCGAGCGCCCAGATCGGTGCCTTGTGGACCTATCTGGCCGACGGTGCAAAAGCCCGCCCGCCGATCGGCGTCGAGAAGGAACTGATCGAATTGGTTCCCGAACAGCGGCCGATCATCTATCGCAACTTTATCGAAGGGCTGACGCCGCGCGGGATCGCCGTCGGATATCCTCAACGCGTTCACATCGCCTGGGACGCCGGCACGATGTCGCTGGCGTTGGCTTGGAAGGGAGCCTTCATCGACGCCAGCAAGCACTGGGTCGGACGTGGTCCAGGGAATCAGGAGCCGTTGGGAGACGCAATCCGGTCGCTGGAGAAAGTCGCTCCGCTGGCCCGACTCGACGCGATCGATGCTCCTTGGCCGACGGAAGATCTACGAGCGCAGGGATATCGATTCCTGGGGTATCGCTTGGATCCCAGCGGTCGACCGACATTCCGCTATCGCGCCGGCGAGGTGACTGTCGAAGACACGCCCCTGCCCCAGGTCGATGATTCCGGATCTGTCTCGTTACGCCGCCAGTTGCAACTGACCGGCCCCGCCGACACCGCGGGACTGACGCTTCGTTTGGCAGCCGGCAAGAAAATCGAAGCGGCCGACGATGGCTGGTATCGCATCGACGGCAACTATTCGATCCGCATCGACGGTCCCACGCAGATGATCTCGGTGGGCGATGGGCAAGAGTTGCGGATGCCGGTTTCGCTGGAAAACGGTACAGCGACGATCGAAGAACAGATCCGTTGGTGA
- a CDS encoding alpha/beta hydrolase fold domain-containing protein, which yields MQRSHWLALTAALNITLATVGWGQSETPAPLAPRSALFERVQRDDRNRDGKVTREEFQGPPRLFDRLDRDGDGELTSKDFVMPTRRDRPAMKTPDDVQIRRDVTFGQGGGRDLKMHLVLPKQPADKPLPCYVWIHGGGWMSGSKDGGVHQLPSIVRDGFVGATIEYRLSGEAIFPAQIEDCKCAIRYLRAHAKEYNIDVDRIAVGGSSAGGHLAAMLGTSAGVAELEGNGGWADQRSDVQAVVDLYGPTDLIQFVQTPGYESHARPSSPETRLLGGEVLKNLDAAKKANPITYVGANDPPFLILHGSNDRTVPPNQSEAIYKALQAAGVESQLHLIEGAGHGGPEFGKPEIRAMQREFLLRTVGDKATP from the coding sequence ATGCAACGATCCCACTGGCTGGCGTTGACCGCCGCACTCAACATCACCCTTGCGACCGTCGGTTGGGGGCAATCCGAGACTCCAGCGCCACTCGCCCCGCGGTCGGCACTCTTCGAACGCGTGCAACGTGACGATCGCAACCGCGACGGCAAAGTAACTCGCGAAGAGTTCCAAGGCCCGCCGCGGCTGTTCGACCGACTGGATCGCGATGGAGACGGCGAACTCACGAGCAAAGATTTTGTGATGCCAACGCGAAGAGACCGCCCCGCGATGAAGACACCCGACGACGTGCAGATCCGCCGCGACGTGACCTTTGGCCAAGGTGGCGGTCGCGATCTGAAGATGCACCTAGTGCTACCCAAACAACCCGCCGATAAACCGCTGCCATGTTACGTGTGGATCCATGGCGGCGGGTGGATGAGTGGCAGCAAAGACGGCGGCGTGCATCAATTGCCCTCGATCGTCCGCGACGGATTTGTCGGTGCGACGATCGAATATCGGTTGTCGGGCGAGGCGATCTTTCCTGCCCAGATCGAAGATTGCAAATGTGCGATCCGCTACCTGCGGGCTCATGCGAAGGAGTACAACATCGACGTCGATCGCATCGCCGTTGGCGGCAGCTCGGCCGGTGGTCACTTGGCTGCGATGCTCGGCACGTCGGCTGGCGTCGCGGAACTCGAAGGCAACGGCGGCTGGGCCGACCAGCGAAGCGACGTGCAAGCGGTTGTCGACCTCTACGGCCCGACCGACTTGATTCAGTTCGTCCAGACGCCTGGCTACGAATCGCACGCTCGACCAAGCTCTCCCGAAACGCGGCTGCTGGGAGGCGAGGTGCTCAAGAATCTCGATGCGGCGAAAAAAGCGAACCCGATCACTTACGTCGGGGCCAACGACCCTCCGTTTCTAATCTTGCACGGCAGCAACGACCGAACCGTTCCGCCGAATCAGAGCGAAGCAATTTACAAAGCGTTGCAAGCCGCTGGTGTCGAAAGCCAGTTGCATCTGATCGAAGGGGCAGGGCACGGCGGCCCGGAGTTTGGCAAGCCGGAGATCCGCGCGATGCAGCGCGAGTTCCTGTTGCGGACCGTCGGCGATAAAGCGACTCCGTAA
- a CDS encoding UbiD family decarboxylase, whose protein sequence is MKHRSTRQAVDDLAAGGRLIRYEHPVDANLELAEIQRRVYLSGGPAVLFTSVTGCRFPMVSNLFGSLDQARYLFRHTIDRVRKLIELKIDPSLAAKQFWRYPSVPLAALTMLPRRCRSGAVMQNSIALPELPQLKSWPDDGGAFVTLPQVLSQPAEGASLQETNLGMYRVQLSGNDYDPQTEVGMHYQIHRGIGVHHRAALENGRPFRVVVTVGGAPSMTLSAVMPLPEGLSELTFAGALAGHRIPMVTGPGHAPIYADADFAIVGTIDPTRQKPEGPFGDHLGYYSLRHDFPVLNVERVYHRNDAVWPLTVVGRPPQEDTTFGELIHDLTGPVIPTVLPGIKAVHAVDASGVHPLLLAIGSERYMPMSGASEPQELLTQANAVLGNGQLSLAKYLWIANHYDNTELDIHDVSGFLQHMLQRVDWRRDLHFQTQTTIDTLDYSGSGLNRGSKVVIAAVGPVVRQLPTSIEGDLHLPEGFGQPKVAAPGILIIQGPAASASGPRLDALLTDRMDVHSPINRFPLVIVADDSDFSARTINNFVWTTFTRSNPAADSYGIGAFVADKHWGCEGSLVIDARVKPHHAPPLIEDPEIVKRVDAIAARGGALAKYL, encoded by the coding sequence ATGAAACATCGCAGCACCCGACAAGCAGTCGACGACCTCGCCGCTGGCGGGCGTTTGATCCGTTACGAGCATCCGGTCGACGCCAACCTCGAACTGGCGGAGATCCAGCGTCGCGTCTACCTCAGCGGCGGGCCGGCGGTACTGTTTACCAGCGTGACCGGTTGCCGGTTTCCGATGGTCAGCAACCTGTTCGGATCGCTGGACCAGGCTCGTTATCTGTTTCGCCACACGATCGACCGCGTTCGCAAATTGATCGAATTGAAGATCGATCCCTCGTTGGCGGCGAAGCAGTTTTGGCGTTACCCCAGCGTCCCGTTGGCCGCACTGACGATGTTGCCGCGCCGTTGCCGAAGCGGTGCGGTGATGCAGAATTCGATCGCTCTGCCCGAACTGCCGCAGCTGAAATCGTGGCCCGATGATGGCGGTGCGTTTGTCACGCTGCCACAGGTGCTCAGCCAACCGGCCGAAGGGGCCAGCCTGCAAGAGACAAACCTGGGGATGTACCGGGTTCAGTTGTCGGGGAACGATTACGATCCTCAGACCGAAGTCGGGATGCACTACCAGATCCATCGTGGGATCGGAGTCCATCATCGCGCAGCGCTGGAGAACGGTCGCCCGTTTCGCGTCGTCGTCACCGTGGGTGGTGCTCCTTCGATGACCCTTTCCGCCGTGATGCCGTTGCCCGAGGGGCTGTCCGAACTAACCTTTGCCGGCGCTTTGGCGGGGCACCGGATTCCGATGGTCACCGGCCCGGGGCATGCGCCGATCTACGCCGACGCCGACTTTGCCATCGTCGGCACGATCGATCCGACGCGTCAAAAGCCGGAGGGTCCGTTTGGCGATCACCTGGGCTATTACAGCTTGCGGCACGATTTCCCGGTCCTTAATGTGGAGCGTGTCTATCATCGCAACGACGCCGTCTGGCCGCTGACCGTCGTCGGCCGGCCTCCGCAAGAGGATACGACCTTCGGCGAACTGATCCACGATCTGACCGGCCCCGTGATCCCGACGGTCTTGCCGGGGATCAAGGCGGTTCACGCGGTCGATGCTTCGGGCGTCCATCCGCTGCTGCTGGCGATCGGTAGCGAGCGGTACATGCCGATGAGTGGAGCGAGCGAGCCGCAGGAATTGCTGACGCAGGCCAACGCTGTTCTCGGTAACGGTCAGCTGTCGCTTGCTAAATACCTCTGGATCGCAAACCACTACGACAACACGGAACTCGACATCCACGACGTCTCGGGCTTTTTGCAGCATATGTTGCAGCGAGTCGATTGGCGTCGCGATCTGCACTTCCAAACACAAACGACCATCGACACGTTGGACTACTCTGGATCGGGACTCAATCGCGGATCGAAAGTTGTGATCGCAGCGGTTGGCCCCGTCGTTCGCCAGCTGCCGACATCGATCGAGGGCGACCTGCATCTGCCCGAAGGGTTTGGCCAGCCGAAAGTTGCGGCTCCAGGAATCCTGATCATCCAAGGTCCGGCCGCGTCGGCGTCGGGGCCGCGGTTGGATGCGCTGTTGACCGATCGCATGGACGTCCACTCGCCGATCAATCGCTTCCCGTTGGTGATCGTTGCCGACGATAGCGACTTCAGCGCGCGAACGATCAACAATTTTGTCTGGACGACGTTCACTCGCAGCAATCCCGCGGCGGATAGCTATGGAATCGGAGCGTTTGTCGCCGACAAGCACTGGGGCTGCGAGGGATCGCTGGTGATCGACGCACGCGTCAAACCGCACCACGCGCCGCCGTTGATCGAAGATCCCGAGATCGTCAAGCGAGTCGATGCGATCGCCGCGCGCGGTGGAGCGTTGGCGAAGTATCTGTAG
- a CDS encoding acyl-CoA thioesterase, with product MSSPYQTRRRIEFRDTDAAGIMHFSAFFTYMEQAEHEMLRSVGLSVMQPDGETTIGWPRVSATCDYKGAVRFEDIIDISVAVVHLGSKSVRYRHEFRIADRVVAVGEIVAVCCRIDARHQLASIEIPAPIRERLTRHAV from the coding sequence ATGAGCAGCCCCTACCAGACCCGACGCCGCATCGAGTTTCGCGACACCGACGCCGCCGGCATCATGCACTTCTCGGCCTTTTTTACCTACATGGAACAGGCCGAGCACGAGATGCTGCGTTCCGTTGGGTTGAGCGTGATGCAGCCCGATGGCGAAACGACGATCGGTTGGCCGCGCGTCTCGGCGACCTGCGATTACAAGGGAGCGGTGCGGTTCGAAGACATCATCGATATCTCGGTCGCTGTCGTTCATCTGGGCAGCAAAAGCGTTCGCTATCGGCATGAGTTTCGGATCGCCGATCGCGTCGTTGCTGTTGGCGAAATCGTCGCCGTCTGCTGCCGAATCGACGCCCGCCATCAACTCGCCTCGATCGAAATACCCGCTCCGATCCGTGAACGATTGACCCGGCACGCGGTTTAG
- a CDS encoding SDR family NAD(P)-dependent oxidoreductase encodes MKSIQELFDVQRPVALVTGSGSPRVGNAIAWRLARRGFSIVLHCNTSIDHARKTAAEMTAEGTEVLIVQGAMDDADDVARMFQEIDDRFARIDVLVNSAAIWSPKRLEDVTADDVRKNLEVNTLGTFIAAQAAGLRMVRQSRGGAIVNIGDWAVVRPYVDYAAYFPSKGAIPAMTRSLALELAQRNRFVRVNAILPGPVLLGSEVSDEVEAANRDSTLLKRVGTAEHVAHAVEFLIENDFVTGTCLNVDGGRAIYAGDPMQVEHRTD; translated from the coding sequence ATGAAATCGATCCAAGAACTATTCGATGTCCAACGACCGGTGGCACTTGTGACCGGCAGCGGTTCGCCGCGGGTGGGCAATGCGATCGCCTGGCGGCTGGCTCGGCGTGGCTTTTCCATCGTCTTGCACTGCAACACCAGCATCGATCACGCCCGGAAGACCGCTGCGGAGATGACCGCCGAGGGGACGGAGGTCCTGATCGTGCAGGGAGCGATGGACGACGCGGACGATGTCGCGCGGATGTTCCAGGAGATCGATGACCGGTTCGCGCGGATCGATGTGCTGGTCAACAGCGCGGCGATCTGGAGCCCGAAGCGGTTGGAGGATGTCACCGCCGACGATGTCCGCAAGAATCTGGAGGTGAACACGCTGGGGACGTTTATCGCCGCGCAGGCCGCTGGGCTGCGGATGGTCCGCCAAAGTCGCGGCGGTGCGATCGTCAACATCGGTGATTGGGCGGTGGTCCGCCCCTACGTCGACTACGCCGCCTACTTCCCCAGCAAAGGGGCTATCCCCGCGATGACTCGCAGCTTAGCTCTCGAGCTGGCCCAGCGGAATCGATTTGTCCGCGTCAACGCGATCCTTCCGGGCCCGGTCCTGTTGGGGAGCGAGGTGTCGGACGAAGTCGAAGCGGCCAACCGCGACTCGACGCTCCTGAAACGTGTAGGCACCGCCGAACATGTCGCGCATGCCGTCGAGTTCCTTATCGAAAACGACTTCGTCACCGGCACCTGTTTGAACGTCGACGGCGGCCGCGCGATCTATGCGGGCGATCCGATGCAAGTCGAGCATCGCACCGACTGA
- a CDS encoding sulfatase — MKRVLTPLACAVLLACQVASAADRPNIMVLISDDVSWPHASAYGSKMVSTPAFDAIAKQGVLFNNAICPSPGCSPSRAAFLTGRQTWMIEHAGTHASYFSPEYETFPIRLADAGYFVGHTGKGWAPGDWKTLGGKRDPCGPKFQAKPAKGESRYAAGFRSFLEQRPDGQPFCFWFGSTDAHRPYKFGSGLAKGMKLEEAEVPGYLPDSPEIRSDLLDYAFEAERFDDDCATMMQMIRDAGEFENTIFIVTSDNGMPFPRAKANCYEHGIHVPLAISWPGHFPAGRTSDDLVGFVDIAATIYEASGVVPPPAKPLSGKSMLAMLQSQKSGIIEPQRTEVFSARERHSSSRFNSLGYPQRAIRTHQYLYIRNFRPERLPAGPAQKYDSVTYDAAGKPVDAQLGDAHGGYHDIDACPSLDFLIEKRDDPKFGKFLGLSVDLRPREELFDIQRDPDCLHNLATDPEFESVRKDLHKRLTQHLETTGDARQIDGGDIWEMYPRVSPLRWFPEPQWAKEHLDRVPIQGWVEERRPR, encoded by the coding sequence ATGAAGCGAGTTTTGACCCCACTGGCCTGCGCCGTCCTGCTCGCCTGCCAAGTCGCCTCGGCCGCCGATCGCCCCAACATCATGGTCTTGATCAGCGATGATGTTTCCTGGCCCCACGCGTCGGCTTATGGATCCAAAATGGTCTCCACGCCAGCGTTTGACGCGATCGCCAAGCAGGGCGTGCTGTTCAACAACGCGATCTGCCCCAGCCCCGGTTGCAGTCCCTCGCGAGCCGCGTTTTTGACAGGCCGCCAGACCTGGATGATCGAACACGCGGGAACCCATGCCAGTTACTTCAGCCCCGAATACGAGACGTTTCCGATCCGATTAGCCGACGCCGGCTACTTCGTCGGCCACACCGGAAAAGGCTGGGCGCCGGGCGACTGGAAAACGCTCGGCGGCAAGCGCGATCCGTGTGGCCCCAAATTTCAAGCCAAGCCGGCCAAGGGTGAATCGCGTTACGCCGCCGGTTTTCGCAGCTTTCTCGAACAGCGACCCGATGGCCAACCGTTCTGTTTCTGGTTCGGCAGCACCGACGCTCACCGACCTTACAAGTTCGGTTCGGGCCTCGCGAAAGGGATGAAGTTGGAAGAAGCGGAGGTGCCCGGATACCTGCCCGATTCCCCAGAGATCCGCAGCGATCTGCTCGACTACGCGTTTGAAGCCGAACGCTTCGACGACGATTGCGCGACGATGATGCAGATGATCCGCGACGCGGGGGAATTTGAGAACACGATCTTCATCGTCACCAGCGACAACGGCATGCCGTTTCCACGCGCCAAAGCCAACTGTTACGAGCACGGCATCCATGTTCCGCTGGCGATCTCATGGCCGGGGCATTTCCCGGCGGGGCGGACCAGCGACGACCTCGTGGGATTCGTCGACATCGCCGCGACGATCTACGAAGCGAGTGGCGTCGTGCCGCCACCGGCCAAGCCGCTCTCGGGCAAAAGCATGCTAGCGATGCTGCAGTCCCAAAAATCGGGGATCATCGAACCGCAGCGGACCGAGGTCTTCAGCGCTCGCGAGCGCCATTCCTCGTCGCGTTTCAATTCGCTCGGCTACCCACAGCGAGCGATCCGCACGCATCAGTACCTCTATATCCGCAACTTCCGCCCCGAGCGGCTGCCGGCCGGACCGGCTCAGAAATATGACAGCGTCACCTACGATGCCGCCGGCAAACCTGTCGATGCCCAACTGGGGGACGCCCATGGCGGATATCACGACATCGATGCCTGTCCCTCTTTGGACTTTTTGATCGAAAAACGGGACGATCCGAAGTTTGGAAAGTTCCTGGGTCTGTCGGTCGACCTGCGACCGAGGGAGGAGCTGTTCGACATCCAGAGGGATCCCGATTGCTTGCACAACCTAGCGACCGACCCCGAGTTCGAGAGCGTCCGCAAGGATCTTCACAAACGTCTGACGCAGCATCTCGAAACGACTGGCGACGCGCGACAGATCGACGGCGGCGATATCTGGGAAATGTATCCCCGCGTCAGCCCGCTGCGTTGGTTCCCCGAGCCGCAGTGGGCCAAGGAGCATCTGGACCGCGTGCCGATCCAAGGCTGGGTGGAAGAACGCCGCCCGCGCTGA